The following proteins are encoded in a genomic region of Lachnospiraceae bacterium KM106-2:
- a CDS encoding protein hypA translates to MSKNIKSSKELRPMDAYELVKEEQLEDLKTLGLVFRHKKTGARVIVMSNDDDNKVFSIAFRTPPKDDTGVAHIIEHTVLCGSKEFPSKDPFVELVKGSLNTFLNAMTYSDKTMYPVASVNDKDFQNLMHVYMDAVFYPNIYKKEEIFKQEGWHYELENEEDPVTYNGVVYNEMKGVFSSPEQLLFRMIQNSVFPDTTYGVESGGNPESIPELTYEQYLDFHRKYYHPSNSYIYLYGDLDIEEKLAWMDEKYLSNFEYQAVDSTIESQEPFNKMREVSTYYSVTEEENSEDKTYLAYNAVIGTSLDRELYLAFQVLEYVLLTTPGAVLKQELVNAGIGKDIFGSYDNGIKQPIFSIIAKNTSENKKEEFIRIIRDTLKRIVRNGLDKSALQAAINYYEFKYREADFGQWPKGLMYNIQIFDSWLYDDEKPFIHIEANDTFAFLKEKVETHYFEDLIEKYLLQNTHTSLVIEKPMVGLTTVMEEATKERLEEYKASLNKEQIKQLIEDTKALKKFQETPSAKEEIEAIPMLKREDIGKDAMKLVNEMREIDGTKVLFHNIYTNGISYLKLCFDVGSVKKELIPYMSLLTSVLGYIDTKQHSYSRFNNEVNIHTGGISSEVNLYAKGGVPNEYVVKFEVRTKALYNKLGKAMELIKEMLFSTKIDDEKRLKEIIAELRSRLGMKITANGHSVAVNRAMSYYSKNAYFNDLIGGVEYYHFIEDLDDSFDDKKEEIIASLQEVLSTIFVKNTLLVSYTADEQGYDCLTKELVNFTKDLKVQAEDLVKTDLHPECKNEGFKTSSQVQYVARAGNFISAGLKYTGALKILRVALSYDYFWINIRVKGGAYGCMSGFSMDGNGYFTSYRDPKLAETDEVYAKTEDYVANFTVEERDMTKYIIGAISSMDTPLTPSAKGNRSLSAYLSGVTQEDLQRERDEVLHATQEDMRNLAPIVKAVYDAGNICVIGNETRIDEQKELFKTVENLK, encoded by the coding sequence ATGAGTAAGAACATTAAAAGTAGTAAGGAATTGCGTCCGATGGATGCTTACGAGCTTGTTAAGGAAGAACAGCTTGAGGATTTAAAGACGTTGGGGCTTGTTTTTCGTCATAAGAAGACAGGCGCTCGTGTAATCGTTATGAGTAACGATGATGATAATAAGGTGTTTTCAATTGCATTCCGTACGCCACCTAAGGATGATACAGGGGTTGCCCATATTATCGAGCATACGGTTCTATGTGGTTCGAAGGAATTCCCTTCAAAGGATCCATTTGTTGAATTAGTGAAGGGATCTTTAAATACATTTTTGAATGCAATGACTTATTCGGATAAGACCATGTATCCGGTTGCTAGTGTGAATGATAAGGATTTCCAGAATTTAATGCATGTTTATATGGATGCAGTTTTCTACCCTAATATTTATAAGAAGGAAGAAATCTTCAAGCAGGAAGGTTGGCACTATGAGTTAGAGAATGAGGAGGATCCTGTTACTTATAACGGTGTTGTTTATAATGAGATGAAGGGTGTATTCTCTTCTCCTGAACAGCTTTTATTCCGTATGATCCAGAATTCGGTATTCCCTGATACGACTTATGGTGTGGAATCTGGCGGTAATCCAGAATCAATTCCTGAACTTACGTATGAGCAATATCTTGATTTCCACAGAAAATATTATCATCCTTCTAACAGCTATATCTACCTTTATGGTGATTTAGATATTGAAGAGAAACTTGCTTGGATGGATGAAAAGTATTTGAGTAATTTTGAATATCAGGCCGTTGATTCTACAATTGAATCTCAAGAACCTTTTAACAAGATGAGAGAAGTTTCCACTTACTATTCTGTAACGGAAGAGGAAAATAGTGAGGACAAGACTTATCTTGCTTATAATGCAGTAATTGGCACTAGTTTGGATCGTGAGTTATATTTGGCATTCCAGGTGTTAGAGTATGTACTTTTGACTACTCCTGGTGCGGTTTTAAAACAGGAACTCGTTAATGCTGGGATCGGTAAGGACATTTTTGGTTCTTATGATAATGGAATTAAACAGCCAATCTTTAGTATTATTGCAAAGAATACTTCTGAAAATAAGAAAGAGGAATTTATTCGTATCATTCGTGATACATTGAAGAGAATCGTTCGTAATGGTCTTGATAAATCAGCACTTCAGGCTGCTATCAACTACTATGAATTTAAGTACCGCGAAGCAGACTTTGGACAATGGCCTAAGGGACTTATGTACAATATTCAAATCTTTGATAGCTGGCTTTATGATGATGAAAAACCATTTATTCATATTGAAGCAAATGATACATTTGCCTTCTTGAAAGAAAAAGTGGAAACTCATTATTTTGAGGACTTAATTGAGAAATATTTATTACAGAACACGCATACATCTTTAGTAATTGAGAAACCAATGGTAGGTCTTACTACTGTGATGGAAGAAGCAACGAAAGAACGTCTTGAGGAGTACAAGGCTAGCTTGAACAAAGAGCAGATCAAACAGTTGATCGAGGATACGAAGGCTCTTAAGAAATTCCAGGAGACTCCATCAGCGAAGGAAGAGATCGAAGCAATCCCAATGCTTAAGAGAGAAGACATCGGAAAAGATGCCATGAAGCTTGTAAATGAGATGCGTGAGATCGATGGTACGAAAGTATTATTCCATAACATTTATACAAATGGAATTTCCTATCTGAAATTATGTTTTGATGTTGGAAGTGTAAAAAAGGAATTAATTCCATATATGAGTTTATTAACCAGTGTGTTAGGATATATAGATACGAAGCAACATAGTTATTCAAGATTCAATAACGAAGTTAACATTCATACTGGCGGAATCAGTTCGGAAGTAAATCTATATGCAAAGGGCGGAGTGCCAAATGAGTATGTAGTTAAATTCGAAGTGAGGACCAAAGCTCTTTATAATAAGCTTGGCAAAGCAATGGAATTGATCAAAGAAATGCTATTTAGTACAAAGATCGATGATGAAAAACGTTTGAAAGAGATCATTGCAGAACTTCGTTCTCGTCTTGGAATGAAGATTACCGCCAATGGTCATAGCGTTGCCGTAAATCGTGCGATGTCTTACTATTCTAAAAATGCATATTTTAATGATTTGATCGGCGGTGTAGAATATTATCATTTTATTGAAGATTTAGATGACTCTTTTGATGATAAGAAAGAGGAGATTATCGCTTCTTTACAAGAAGTGTTATCTACCATTTTCGTAAAAAATACTCTTTTAGTAAGTTATACAGCAGATGAGCAAGGATATGACTGCTTAACGAAGGAACTTGTAAACTTTACAAAGGATCTAAAAGTACAAGCAGAGGATTTGGTGAAGACGGATCTACATCCTGAGTGTAAAAATGAAGGATTTAAGACAAGCAGCCAGGTTCAGTATGTAGCAAGAGCCGGAAACTTTATTTCAGCCGGACTAAAATATACAGGAGCTCTTAAAATCCTACGTGTTGCATTAAGTTACGACTACTTCTGGATCAATATTCGTGTAAAGGGTGGCGCATATGGATGTATGAGCGGATTCTCTATGGATGGTAATGGTTACTTTACTTCTTACCGTGATCCAAAATTAGCAGAGACAGACGAAGTTTATGCAAAGACGGAAGATTATGTTGCAAACTTCACCGTAGAAGAACGTGATATGACAAAATATATCATTGGTGCGATCAGCTCTATGGATACACCACTCACTCCTTCTGCAAAAGGAAATCGCTCTTTAAGTGCTTATTTAAGCGGCGTAACGCAAGAAGACTTACAGCGTGAGAGAGATGAAGTACTCCATGCAACACAGGAAGATATGCGTAATTTGGCACCGATCGTAAAGGCAGTTTATGATGCGGGAAATATCTGTGTTATTGGAAATGAAACAAGAATTGATGAACAGAAAGAATTATTTAAAACAGTAGAGAACCTCAAATAA
- a CDS encoding GTP-binding protein Era — MNQNFKSGFVTLIGRPNVGKSTLMNQLIGQKIAITSDKPQTTRNRIQTVYTDDNGQIIFLDTPGIHKAKNKLGEYMVTAAETTLKEVDVILWLVEPSTFIGAGERHIAEVLKNVKTPVILVINKIDTVKKEEILTFIDKYKTIHDFDEIIPVSALKGENKDVLVKEIMKYLPYGPMFYDEDTVTDQPERQIVSELIREKALRLLSDEIPHGIAVSIDSMKERNHGKLFDINATIVCERDSHKGIIIGKQGSMLKRIGTSARRDIENLLDTKVNLQLWVKVKKDWRDSDFLLKNYGYNKKDM, encoded by the coding sequence ATGAATCAGAATTTTAAATCAGGTTTTGTAACACTAATCGGGAGACCTAATGTAGGTAAATCTACATTAATGAATCAGTTGATCGGACAGAAGATCGCCATTACATCAGATAAACCACAGACAACGAGAAATCGTATTCAGACGGTTTATACAGATGACAACGGACAGATCATCTTCCTGGATACACCAGGTATTCATAAGGCAAAAAATAAGCTTGGCGAATATATGGTAACAGCAGCAGAGACAACATTAAAAGAAGTAGATGTAATTCTTTGGTTAGTAGAACCTAGTACGTTCATCGGAGCAGGAGAACGTCATATTGCAGAAGTATTAAAGAACGTGAAGACACCAGTTATCTTAGTAATTAATAAGATCGATACAGTTAAGAAAGAAGAAATCCTTACTTTTATCGATAAGTATAAAACGATTCATGACTTTGACGAGATCATTCCTGTTTCTGCGCTTAAGGGTGAAAACAAAGACGTATTAGTAAAAGAAATTATGAAGTACCTTCCATATGGACCAATGTTTTATGATGAGGATACAGTTACAGATCAACCGGAACGTCAGATCGTGTCTGAATTGATCCGTGAAAAGGCTCTTCGTCTTCTAAGTGATGAAATTCCTCATGGAATTGCTGTCAGCATTGATTCTATGAAAGAACGTAACCATGGTAAGTTATTTGATATTAATGCAACCATCGTATGCGAAAGAGATTCCCACAAAGGAATCATTATAGGAAAGCAAGGTTCTATGTTAAAGAGAATCGGAACAAGTGCGAGAAGAGATATCGAAAATCTTCTTGATACAAAGGTTAATCTTCAGCTTTGGGTAAAGGTTAAGAAAGACTGGAGAGACAGTGATTTCCTATTAAAAAATTACGGATACAATAAGAAGGATATGTAA
- a CDS encoding DNA recombination and repair protein RecO, with protein sequence MTVTGMVLAAMPVGDFDKRLVILTKEHGKIVAFARGARKPNSALLACSQPFSFGEFQVYAGRNSYSVNSANIQNYFPELREDLDAISYAFYFAELAEYVTRENNDEVEVLKLLYQTFRILTKGIISLRLIRYIFELKLMCINGETPQVFECVSCGSTEDVYLFSAIKGGLVCKQCKKGLPDLISLSGSTIYTLQFIIVTPVEKLYTFTVKDDVLRELGKVLRDYMKEYLNGHFKSLEVLEMIEK encoded by the coding sequence GTGACCGTGACGGGGATGGTATTAGCAGCCATGCCAGTTGGAGACTTTGATAAGAGACTTGTTATCTTAACAAAAGAACATGGTAAGATTGTTGCATTTGCAAGAGGCGCTAGGAAACCGAATAGCGCCTTGCTTGCGTGTAGCCAGCCTTTTTCTTTTGGTGAATTTCAAGTATATGCAGGAAGAAATTCCTACTCTGTGAACAGTGCGAATATTCAAAATTACTTTCCAGAGCTAAGGGAAGATTTAGATGCCATATCGTACGCATTTTATTTTGCTGAGCTTGCAGAATATGTAACAAGAGAAAATAATGATGAAGTAGAAGTCCTAAAGCTTCTCTATCAGACATTCCGTATTCTGACCAAAGGGATCATTTCACTCCGTTTAATCAGATACATATTTGAGCTTAAGTTAATGTGTATTAACGGAGAAACCCCTCAAGTATTTGAATGTGTATCTTGTGGCAGTACAGAAGATGTCTACCTTTTTAGTGCAATCAAAGGAGGTCTTGTCTGTAAGCAGTGTAAGAAGGGCTTGCCGGATCTGATCTCACTTAGTGGTTCTACAATCTATACGTTACAGTTTATTATCGTAACGCCCGTTGAGAAGCTCTATACGTTTACCGTAAAAGACGATGTTTTACGGGAGCTTGGGAAGGTGTTGAGAGATTATATGAAAGAATATCTGAATGGACATTTTAAATCTCTAGAAGTTCTTGAAATGATTGAAAAATGA
- a CDS encoding Glycyl-tRNA synthetase yields MEKSMEKIVALAKSRGFVYPGSEIYGGLANSWDYGNLGVELKNNVKKAWWKKFIQESPYNVGIDSAILMNPQTWVASGHLGGFSDPLMDCKECRERFRADKLIEEYMHDNGIEIEGSVDAWSNEEMKSYIDEHNINCPSCGKHNFTDIRQFNLMFKTFQGVTEDAKNTVYLRPETAQGIFVNFKNVQRTSRKKIPFGIGQIGKSFRNEITPGNFIFRIREFEQMELEFFCEPDTDLEWFSYWKDKCINWLQTLGIKPEEMRVRDHEAAELSFYSKATSDIEFLFPFGWGELWGIADRTDYDLTRHQEESKVDLTYFDDEKKQKYIPYVIEPSLGADRVTLAFLVNAYDEEEIGDGDVRTVMHFHPALAPVKVGVLPLSKKLNEGAEKVYAELSKYYNCEFDDRGNIGKRYRRQDEIGTPFCVTYDFDSQEDGCVTVRDRDTMEQERIKIEDLKAYFEKKMEF; encoded by the coding sequence ATGGAAAAATCAATGGAAAAAATAGTTGCGTTAGCAAAATCAAGAGGATTTGTATATCCAGGATCTGAAATCTATGGTGGTCTTGCGAACTCTTGGGATTACGGTAACTTAGGTGTTGAACTTAAGAATAACGTAAAAAAAGCATGGTGGAAGAAATTCATCCAAGAAAGCCCTTACAATGTAGGTATTGATAGTGCAATCTTAATGAACCCTCAAACTTGGGTTGCATCTGGTCACTTAGGTGGATTCTCTGATCCTTTAATGGATTGTAAAGAATGTCGTGAACGTTTCCGTGCAGATAAATTAATCGAAGAATATATGCATGATAATGGAATCGAAATCGAAGGAAGCGTTGATGCTTGGTCTAACGAAGAAATGAAGAGCTATATCGATGAGCACAATATCAATTGTCCATCTTGTGGAAAACATAACTTCACAGACATCCGTCAATTCAACCTTATGTTCAAAACATTTCAAGGTGTAACAGAAGATGCGAAGAATACAGTTTACCTTCGTCCAGAAACAGCACAAGGTATCTTTGTAAACTTCAAAAATGTTCAAAGAACATCTAGAAAGAAAATCCCATTTGGTATCGGTCAGATCGGTAAATCATTCCGTAACGAAATTACACCAGGTAACTTCATCTTCAGAATTAGAGAATTCGAACAAATGGAACTTGAATTCTTCTGTGAACCAGATACTGATTTAGAATGGTTCTCATACTGGAAAGATAAATGTATCAACTGGTTACAAACTCTTGGTATTAAACCAGAAGAAATGCGTGTACGTGATCATGAAGCAGCTGAATTATCATTTTATTCCAAGGCTACAAGCGATATTGAATTCTTATTCCCATTCGGATGGGGTGAATTATGGGGTATTGCAGATCGTACTGACTACGATTTAACTCGTCATCAAGAAGAATCTAAAGTAGACTTAACTTACTTTGATGATGAAAAGAAACAAAAATATATCCCATATGTAATCGAACCAAGTTTAGGTGCTGATCGTGTTACATTAGCATTCTTAGTAAATGCTTATGATGAAGAAGAAATCGGTGACGGAGATGTTAGAACCGTTATGCATTTCCATCCAGCACTTGCACCAGTTAAGGTTGGTGTACTTCCATTATCTAAGAAGTTAAACGAAGGTGCAGAAAAAGTATATGCAGAGCTTAGCAAATACTATAACTGTGAGTTTGATGATAGAGGAAATATCGGTAAACGTTACAGAAGACAAGATGAAATCGGTACTCCATTCTGTGTTACTTATGACTTTGATTCACAAGAAGATGGTTGTGTAACTGTTCGTGATCGTGACACAATGGAACAAGAAAGAATCAAGATTGAAGATCTTAAAGCATACTTCGAGAAGAAAATGGAATTCTAA
- a CDS encoding cold shock protein CspA, with amino-acid sequence MNKGTVKWFNSEKGFGFITNDATGEDIFVHFTGIASEGFKTLEEGQNVTFDVTTGNRGDQAVNVTVA; translated from the coding sequence ATGAATAAAGGTACAGTAAAATGGTTTAACTCAGAAAAAGGATTTGGTTTCATCACTAACGATGCTACTGGCGAAGACATCTTCGTACACTTCACTGGAATCGCTTCTGAAGGTTTCAAAACTTTAGAAGAAGGCCAAAACGTAACTTTCGATGTTACTACTGGTAACAGAGGAGATCAAGCAGTTAACGTAACTGTTGCTTAA
- a CDS encoding catabolite control protein A: MGASVLITIKEIARECNVSIATVSNILNKKNHASEETKTRVMETAKRLGYIPNDMARGLKKSIRTIGIITEDLTVFNCAEIVDGINQYLDQRGYFFILGNLRLYKKYGNQFYKTEDYGDDIAEEFRKMQGKRVDGIIYVGAHSRMIHCIPKELNDNVVLAYSMSQEKTQPSVIIDDERAGYDATNYLLGKNLFEIGVIAGEKQSYHTNERLRGYQRALFEHGVLYNPEHVYFGDWTRQTGYLGAARLIKEGVRSIFCMNDNMASGVYDYINETTLTIGKDLSLIGFDNRELCTVFRPGLSSVALPLGAIGEKAAKLIIDQLEKREGKEEVIKIPCELVKRGSV, from the coding sequence ATGGGGGCTTCAGTATTGATCACAATTAAGGAAATTGCTAGGGAGTGTAATGTTTCAATTGCAACAGTTTCTAATATTTTAAATAAAAAGAATCATGCTAGTGAGGAAACGAAGACTCGTGTCATGGAGACAGCAAAACGGTTGGGTTATATTCCAAATGATATGGCAAGGGGATTGAAGAAGTCTATTCGGACGATTGGGATTATTACGGAAGATCTGACAGTGTTTAACTGTGCTGAGATTGTGGACGGGATCAATCAGTATTTGGATCAGAGGGGATACTTTTTCATTCTTGGAAATCTTAGATTATATAAAAAGTATGGGAATCAGTTTTACAAGACAGAGGATTATGGTGATGATATTGCAGAGGAGTTTCGAAAGATGCAAGGGAAGCGTGTGGATGGAATTATTTATGTAGGAGCCCATAGCAGAATGATTCACTGTATTCCAAAGGAGCTGAATGATAATGTTGTATTAGCATATAGTATGTCACAGGAGAAAACGCAGCCATCGGTTATTATTGATGATGAAAGGGCAGGATATGATGCGACCAATTATCTTCTTGGGAAGAATTTGTTTGAAATTGGAGTTATTGCGGGAGAGAAACAGAGTTATCATACGAATGAGCGGTTGAGAGGATATCAGAGGGCACTTTTCGAGCATGGAGTCCTTTATAATCCAGAGCATGTGTACTTTGGTGACTGGACGAGACAAACGGGATATCTTGGAGCGGCTAGATTGATCAAGGAGGGAGTCAGATCTATTTTTTGTATGAATGATAATATGGCGAGCGGAGTCTATGATTACATAAATGAAACAACATTAACCATTGGGAAGGATCTCTCATTGATCGGTTTTGATAATCGTGAGCTATGTACGGTGTTTCGACCAGGGTTATCTTCTGTGGCGCTACCATTAGGGGCAATTGGCGAAAAGGCAGCTAAGCTTATTATTGATCAGTTAGAGAAGAGAGAGGGGAAAGAAGAGGTAATCAAGATTCCTTGCGAACTTGTGAAACGAGGTTCCGTTTAG